CACGCGTGCTGTGACCACTCAAACGTGTTGTGATTCGCGATTAGCGGTGAGCTTCAGCGAGCCTCGCGGTAGTGCGTCGGAGAGGCTCGCTGACGCTCACCGCTAAACGCGCGTTTGAAGCGTCGAGTATCCATTCGTGCGATGCTCGGGAGTCCGCATCCACGCGCGGATGACTCACTCCGGACCGTCACCTTCCAACTCCGCGAGCGATGCAACCACTGCGTCGACGGTCAACGCTTCCAGATCCTCGACGTGCTGCACCTGAACACGCGGACCGACGGGACCGAACGCCTGCGGATCGCTCTTCGGACCGAACAGGGCATGCGTCGGGAGACCGCACATCGCGGCCAGGTGCGTCGGGCCCGTGTCGTGTCCGATGAACAGGCCGGCCCCGCGCAGCAGAAAGAGCAGCTCGCTTAGATCACGCGGCGTCTGGACGTCCGACACCTCGCCCAGCGACGCGAGCTCATCGGCGGACAGACGCTCACGCTCCGCCTCGCCCGCGATCACCTTCACGCGTCGGCCCGCACCGCGGAGGTGGTTTGCAAGGTCGATCCAACCCGCGATCGGCCAGTTTTTCGCGGGCGAGCCGCTGCCGACGTGGAGGACGACCGGTCCCGGCTTGTCGAACAGCCGCGGCATAAGACCGGTCCGGCCGATGCTTTCCATGATGCCCATCGCGCCGCCGTGCAGCAGCGGGTGCTCGGCGATCTGGCCCAGCAGGTGATCGATGGCGTGTTCCCCGGCCAATCCCCGCGGCGGCGGCGTCAGCATCAGCACCTCAGCCTCGGGCGCGTGCTTGCGAACCTGCGACTCCCACGCGCTTCCCGCCTCGGCGACGAGGGAGATGACGTGGCTCGCCTTGGACAGCAGCTTCGCCGGTCGATCTGCAAGTTTGGCGTTGCCGAAGAGGCCGGACCATCCCGCCTCGACGTCGCGATACTCGACGCGCAGCACCTGCTCGGCGAGCTTCCCGCGATCCTCGCCCACGACGGCAATCACGCGGCTTTGAGCCAGCACCCTGGCGGCACCAAGCAGCAGCGGCCATGTCAGGACAAAGTCGCCCAGGCCGCCGTGGTGGAAGAAAAGCACGTTGCGCGCTGCCGAGCCGCCGAGCTCCGCAAGCTTGGGCAGTCGCTGTTTCGCCACGGCCGAAGCTTACCCGACAGGCTGGAGGGCGGTCGCGGGCTTGGTCGCCCGGTCGATCCAGCCGCCGGCGAGGACGGTGTCGTCCGCGTAACAGACGACGGCCTGGCCGGGGGCGACGGCGGCTTGGGGCTCATCGAACTCGACCCGCAACTCGTCCTCGCCGGTGCGGCGGACGGCGGCCGGGACCGGCTCGGCGTTGTAGCGAATCTTCGCCTCGCAACGCCGCTCGGCCGATGTGATCTCCGGACTCAACACGTTGATCGATGACGCGATCAGTCCGTCCGACAGGACGTCTGTCTTGTCGCCGACCACGACGCGATTCGTCTCGGCGTCGGTGTCGACGACGTAAATCGGCCGGCCGACGGCGAGCCTGAGGCCGCGACGCTGGCCGATGGTGTATCGCTGGAACCCGTCGTGCTCGCCCAGCTTGTTGCCCGCGGTGTCGACGACTTC
This portion of the Planctomycetota bacterium genome encodes:
- a CDS encoding glycosyltransferase family 9 protein, with protein sequence MAKQRLPKLAELGGSAARNVLFFHHGGLGDFVLTWPLLLGAARVLAQSRVIAVVGEDRGKLAEQVLRVEYRDVEAGWSGLFGNAKLADRPAKLLSKASHVISLVAEAGSAWESQVRKHAPEAEVLMLTPPPRGLAGEHAIDHLLGQIAEHPLLHGGAMGIMESIGRTGLMPRLFDKPGPVVLHVGSGSPAKNWPIAGWIDLANHLRGAGRRVKVIAGEAERERLSADELASLGEVSDVQTPRDLSELLFLLRGAGLFIGHDTGPTHLAAMCGLPTHALFGPKSDPQAFGPVGPRVQVQHVEDLEALTVDAVVASLAELEGDGPE